One Burkholderia vietnamiensis LMG 10929 genomic window, CTTCGGCCTGCGTGGTTCGGAAGACCTCGGTGGCGGCCTGAAGGCAATCTTCACGTTGGAAAGCGGCTTCGGCATCGGTAACGGCAAGCTGTCGAACAACGGCGGCATGTTCAACCGTCAAGCGTTCGTCGGTCTGTCGAGCCAATACGGCACCGTCACGCTGGGCCGTCAGTACGACTCCGTCCAGGACTACCTGGCACCGCTGACCGCAACGGGCACCTGGGGTGGTACGTACTTCGCGCACCCGGGTAACGTTGACCGCCTGAGCACGAACGGCGACGTCGCACTGAACAACTCGGTGAAGTTCACGAGCGCTAACTACGCTGGCCTGCAATTCGGCGGCACGTACTCGTTCTCGAACAACCAAAACTTCGGCAACAACCGTGCTTACAGCGGCGGCCTGTCGTACCAGTTCCAAGGCCTGAAGCTGGGTGGCGCGTACTCGCAAGCAAACCTGGGTGACGGTACCAACGGCAACGGCGCGACGAACATCGCTTCGCAAGGCCGTGTCCGCACGTACGGTGCAGCTGCTGGCTACGCATTCGGCCCGGCACAAGTCGGCGCAGCTTGGACGCAATCGCGTGTGGACAACACCGCAGTTGCTGGCCAATCGGTCCGCGCAGACAACTACGAAGTCAACGCAAAGTACAACCTGACGCCGGCTCTGGGTCTGGGTGTTGCTTACACGTACACGAACGTTCGCCTGTCGAACACGGTTGATGGCCTGAACAGCGCCCACTTCCACCAAGTTGGCGTGCAAGCAGACTACTCGCTGTCGAAGCGCACGGATGTCTACGCACAGGCTGTGTATCAGCGTGGCAGCGGTCTGAACGCATCGATCTACAACGGCGACCTGACCACGCCGTCGAGCTCGTCGATGAACCAAACCGCAGCAACGGTTGGTCTGCGTCACCGCTTCTAAGCGTGACGGCTGGGTAACCAGCTTCGCAGCATCGAAAAAGGCGCCTTCGGGCGCCTTTTTTTTCGCGTACGAGATGGGTGTACCGGAAGCGATCACGACATTGCGAAGCGTCGGAGCAAAAAAGCGAGGCGGCGAGCCTCGCTTTTTGCGTTGGTGCGTCAGGATGTGCCGGCGGTCGGCACGGGCCTCAGCGCATCGTCAGCGCGTGTATTCGCCGTTGGCTTCCGGCTGGAACACGATCGCGGCGACCTTCATCAGTTTTTCAATACCGCTCGGCTGCATCACTTTCACCGACTGGCCACGTTGCGTACCGAGCAGCGCCATGCCGACCGGCGAGAACACGTTCAGGCGCCCGAGTTCGAGATTGGCGGCATCCGGATAAACGATTGTCCAGGTGGTTTGCTCCTGCGACGTTTCATCCAGCAGCGTGATCTGTGAATTCATCGTGACGACGTTCGCTTTGACGGCGTTTGGCTGCACGATGTCGGCACGCTCAAGCAGCGTGTCGAGCATCGTCTGGAAGCGCGGGTTGTGCTCGGCGTGCTTTTCGAGACGAGCCACGTCGAGTTCGGTCAACTGATAAAGGCGAGGTTTCATGGTGGATCTCCAAATGATCGGCATGGGGCAGGCGTGGCGTGCCTATGAGGATCGCCCGGAGCCTGTCTGAACTGGCTCCGGAAGGAGGCCGAGCTGTCAGATCAGACGCCGGGCGAGGGCGAGCGGCGTCTGGGCCGTGCGTCGAACGCTGGGTCGTGTCGGATGGCCGGCGCGCGCACGCACGCCGGCCGGGCCGGATGGCGAAACGAACAGCAGCGCGGGCGCGTACATGATGGCGGGAAATAGTCGGACGAAAAACCTTACGATTCTACAACACAACCTTTGAACTGATGGTTCTGCTGTCGGCAATTCGACAGCTATTGTTTCCGAAATGATCGAAGTGGCCGGGATCTCGATGCGCGTCGACCGCTGATTTTTTCCAGAAACGCAACGCTGTATGTTCAAACCAAGGGTTTCCCCTTGGTTCGGCGCGGCCTACACTTGATCCATCGCTTCGGACAAGTCCCACCGAAAGCGACGTCAAAACAGAACACATTTCGGAGGTCCATCATGAAGTCGATCATCTACGCAGCGATCGCTGCATCCGTTCTTGCCGCGCCGATTGCCTCGTTTGCACAGTCCGAGCAGGGCTTGACCCGTGCACAGGTTCGCGCCGAGCTCGTGCAACTCGAGCAGAACGGCTACAAGCCGCTCGCGAGCGACGCGCAATACCCGCAGAACATCGAGGCCGCCGAGCAACGGATCCAGCCGAACCAGCCGGTGCTCGCGCAGGCCGATACCAGCGGCTACGGCGCCGTCGCGACCGGCGCCGGCCAGTCGGGCCGTCGTAGCACGCATGAAGCGCCGAATCCGGTGAACTCCGTCTACTTCGGCAACTGAACGATTCCGGGTCTGCCCGAGCACAGCATGTGACCGACGAGGCGTGCGCGAGGCGCGCGTCCTTGTCAGCAGAGCAGAACCTCCGTCGCCGCATTCCGGCGGCTTTCCAGCCCAGACGCTCGTGCGTTTGGGCCTTTTTTGCTGAGGTTGGTCAGGCGGACGTGATCGCCGGTGTGCCGTGGATATAGTGTTCGAGCTGGCTGATCGTGAACTGCTGATCGGCGATCACACTCTTGACGAGGTCGCCGATCGAGATCAGCCCGATGAGCTTGCCGCCGTCGAGTACCGGCAGGTGGCGCATACGGTGTTCGGTCATCAGCGCCATACACTCGTCGCTGGATTGCGATGGTTCGACGTAGCGCACCTTGGACGTCATGATTTCGTCGACGCGGGTGGCCTTTGACGACCGGTCCTGCAATACGACCTTGCGCGCGTAGTCGCGCTCGGTGACGATTCCCGCGATTTCGTCGCCCTCCATCACCAGCAGCGCACCGATTCCTTTTTCGGCCATCAGCTTGACGGCGTCGTAGACGAAATCGGCTTTGGTGACGGTGTAGATGGTGCGGCCGGAATCCGGCTTGGCTTTGAGAATCTGCGCGACAGTCGTGCTCATATGCTTCTCCGTGTGCGTGACGATGCAGGGAAGGCAGGGCGTGATGCGCGACACCCGACGGGCTCAGTATAGCGGCGCCCGCTGCGGCAGTCGCGTGACGTTTCTAGATTAGCGGTAAACTCCGGTCACGCACTATCCACACAACTCCTACATTCCTGATCGTTTCCACTGAATTCATGATGTCTTCGCGTCCCCAATCGCCCGTGCCGGGCAATGGCCAGGCCGACGAGTGCGTCACGCTCGTCGCCACCGCGACGCTGCCCACGCGCTACGGTACGTTCACGTCGTATGCATTCCGCGTATCGGGCAGCGATGCCGAACATCTCGCGCTCGTGATGGGTGACGTCGGCGGCGCGCAGTCGGTACTGACGCGTCTGCATTCCGAGTGTCTGACCGGCGACGTGTTTGGCTCGTATCGCTGCGATTGC contains:
- a CDS encoding porin; this translates as MNKTLIVAAAAASFATVAHAQSSVTLYGVLDAGITYQSNVASKSLWSMGSGVDQSRFGLRGSEDLGGGLKAIFTLESGFGIGNGKLSNNGGMFNRQAFVGLSSQYGTVTLGRQYDSVQDYLAPLTATGTWGGTYFAHPGNVDRLSTNGDVALNNSVKFTSANYAGLQFGGTYSFSNNQNFGNNRAYSGGLSYQFQGLKLGGAYSQANLGDGTNGNGATNIASQGRVRTYGAAAGYAFGPAQVGAAWTQSRVDNTAVAGQSVRADNYEVNAKYNLTPALGLGVAYTYTNVRLSNTVDGLNSAHFHQVGVQADYSLSKRTDVYAQAVYQRGSGLNASIYNGDLTTPSSSSMNQTAATVGLRHRF
- a CDS encoding GreA/GreB family elongation factor; translated protein: MKPRLYQLTELDVARLEKHAEHNPRFQTMLDTLLERADIVQPNAVKANVVTMNSQITLLDETSQEQTTWTIVYPDAANLELGRLNVFSPVGMALLGTQRGQSVKVMQPSGIEKLMKVAAIVFQPEANGEYTR
- a CDS encoding DUF4148 domain-containing protein — encoded protein: MKSIIYAAIAASVLAAPIASFAQSEQGLTRAQVRAELVQLEQNGYKPLASDAQYPQNIEAAEQRIQPNQPVLAQADTSGYGAVATGAGQSGRRSTHEAPNPVNSVYFGN
- a CDS encoding CBS domain-containing protein, with translation MSTTVAQILKAKPDSGRTIYTVTKADFVYDAVKLMAEKGIGALLVMEGDEIAGIVTERDYARKVVLQDRSSKATRVDEIMTSKVRYVEPSQSSDECMALMTEHRMRHLPVLDGGKLIGLISIGDLVKSVIADQQFTISQLEHYIHGTPAITSA